A genomic segment from Canis aureus isolate CA01 chromosome 4, VMU_Caureus_v.1.0, whole genome shotgun sequence encodes:
- the UBE2D1 gene encoding ubiquitin-conjugating enzyme E2 D1 isoform X2 produces MTPDSAYQGGVFFLTVHFPTDYPFKPPKIAFTTKIYHPNINSNGSICLDILRSQWSPALTVSKVLLSICSLLCDPNPDDPLVPDIAQIYKSDKEKYNRHAREWTQKYAM; encoded by the exons CCTGATAGCGCCTATCAAGGTGGAGTCTTCTTTCTCACTGTACATTTTCCGACAGACTATCCTTTTAAGCCACCAAag attgctTTCACAACAAAAATTTACCATCCAAACATAAACAGTAATGGAAGTATTTGTCTTGATATCCTGAGGTCACAATGGTCACCAGCTCTGACTGTATCAAAAG TTTTATTGTCCATATGTTCTCTACTTTGTGATCCTAATCCAGATGACCCCTTAGTACCAGATATTGCACAAATCtataaatcagacaaagaaaa ATACAACAGACATGCAAGAGAATGGACTCAGAAATATGCAAtgtaa